A genome region from Gossypium hirsutum isolate 1008001.06 chromosome A04, Gossypium_hirsutum_v2.1, whole genome shotgun sequence includes the following:
- the LOC107931262 gene encoding L-type lectin-domain containing receptor kinase IV.1 translates to MDDVGFIYNGFLSANLSLDGIAKLTSNGLLKLTNETGRHKKGGAFYPHLINFKNSTNGSVSSFSTTFVFAIISESQAFSGHGIAFAISPTRGLPEALPSEYLGLFNDSNNGHATNHVIAIELVTVQSNVFNDINNNHVGIDINGLNSTYSFPAGYYEDDSRQFRNLSMIDGQRIQVWVEYHGREKRMDVTLAPSRVSKPKTPLLSLPLDLSSIVNSKMYVGFSSSTGALISSHYVLGWSFKMNGQAQELTLSRLPKLPRLGPKKKSRLLTIGLPLVLASVILAGVSSVVYFVRRKRKFAEIVEDWELKYGPHRFKFKDLHVATKGFKDKELFGAGGFGRVYKGVLPTSKLEVAVKRVSRESKQGMKEFIAEIVSIGRLRHRNLVQLLGYCRRQGELLLVYDYMPNGSLDKYLYNQPKLTLNWSQRFRVIKGVASGLFYLHEEREQVVIHRDVKASNFLLDSGLNGRLGDFGLARLYDHGTEPQTTHVVGTVGYLAPELTRTGEATPCTDVFAFGAFLLEVACGRRPISQSSTDVILVGWVYSCWRKGDILEAKDPNLGSDCVAEEVELILKLGLICSLSEPEARPTMRHTVQFLEGDIPFPRMSSLRLLL, encoded by the coding sequence ATGGATGATGTTGGTTTCATCTACAATGGATTTCTGTCAGCTAATCTAAGCCTTGATGGCATCGCAAAGTTGACTTCGAATGGGCTCCTAAAGCTCACCAATGAAACAGGCAGGCATAAAAAAGGCGGTGCTTTCTACCCTCACCTTATTAACTTCAAGAACTCAACCAACGGTTCCGTTTCTTCCTTCTCTACTACCTTTGTCTTCGCTATTATTTCTGAATCCCAAGCTTTCAGTGGTCACGGAATAGCTTTCGCAATTTCGCCAACCAGGGGCCTCCCCGAAGCTCTTCCAAGCGAGTATCTCGGACTCTTCAACGATTCCAACAACGGCCATGCTACAAACCACGTTATTGCTATAGAACTCGTTACGGTTCAAAGCAACGTCTTCAATGACATCAATAACAATCACGTTGGGATTGATATTAATGGGCTAAATTCTACCTATTCTTTTCCAGCTGGATATTACGAGGATGACAGCCGTCAGTTTAGAAACCTGAGTATGATCGATGGGCAAAGGATACAAGTTTGGGTCGAATATCATGGTAGAGAGAAGCGAATGGATGTTACGTTAGCACCATCTAGAGTTTCTAAACCCAAGACTCCACTTTTATCTTTGCCTCTTGATCTTTCTTCAATTGTTAACAGTAAGATGTATGTTGGTTTTTCATCCTCAACTGGCGCTCTTATCTCATCTCATTATGTCTTGGGTTGGAGCTTTAAGATGAATGGTCAGGCGCAAGAGCTTACCCTGTCTCGACTTCCAAAGCTTCCTCGTTTAGGACCAAAGAAAAAATCAAGGCTTTTGACAATTGGGTTGCCTTTGGTTTTAGCGAGTGTGATTTTGGCTGGAGTTTCAAGTGTAGTTTATTTCGTAAGGAGGAAGAGGAAGTTCGCTGAAATTGTTGAAGATTGGGAACTTAAGTATGGGCCGCATAGATTCAAGTTTAAAGATCTACATGTTGCTACAAAGGGATTCAAAGACAAGGAGCTATTCGGTGCTGGTGGATTCGGAAGAGTCTATAAAGGAGTTCTTCCAACCAGTAAACTTGAGGTTGCAGTGAAAAGAGTCTCACGTGAATCGAAACAAGGGATGAAGGAATTCATAGCAGAAATCGTGAGTATCGGTCGTCTCCGCCACCGAAATTTAGTTCAACTCTTGGGATATTGCCGGCGTCAAGGTGAGCTACTTCTGGTCTATGACTACATGCCAAATGGAAGTCTGGATAAGTACTTGTACAACCAGCCAAAGCTCACCCTTAACTGGAGTCAAAGATTCAGAGTCATCAAAGGTGTAGCATCAGGATTATTTTATCTACATGAAGAACGGGAGCAAGTTGTAATTCACAGGGATGTTAAGGCTAGCAATTTTTTGCTTGATAGTGGACTAAATGGAAGATTAGGAGATTTTGGGCTCGCTAGATTATATGATCATGGAACTGAACCACAAACTACTCATGTTGTGGGCACAGTTGGTTACCTTGCCCCAGAGCTTACTCGAACCGGGGAAGCTACACCCTGCACCGATGTGTTTGCTTTTGGGGCATTTTTGCTTGAAGTTGCTTGTGGAAGAAGGCCAATATCACAATCTTCAACAGATGTCATTCTAGTTGGCTGGGTGTATTCTTGCTGGCGCAAAGGTGATATTCTTGAGGCAAAGGATCCAAATTTGGGTTCAGATTGTGTCGCTGAGGAAGTTGAGTTGATTTTAAAACTTGGGTTGATATGCTCCCTGTCAGAGCCTGAAGCCAGGCCAACTATGCGCCATACTGTTCAGTTTTTAGAAGGAGATATTCCCTTTCCCAGAATGTCATCACTTCGTCTCCTCTTATAG